The Gasterosteus aculeatus chromosome 8, fGasAcu3.hap1.1, whole genome shotgun sequence genome has a window encoding:
- the LOC120824415 gene encoding fetuin-B, whose amino-acid sequence MGLYLLVLCLALLQRGGRARPDPPGCNSPEVERVAEEALEQINQDRTDGYILSLNRLYDLSHTHGQEMGGSFYKLTIDVLETKCHITSRKPWKQCEVRDIGNVPVFGECEVSVSVDSQVKLHSYSCALREVPATAVVHVCPDCPTADNLNEPVVKETANLSLQRFNEESRLANYFTLENITRASSQWVVGPSYFVEFTILETVCSKTAGDSDLSSCPPMDCQFAHRGFCLGSHVTLEDQFEIRLPVGKKDGSFRSRRPVDVKCQIYEPPAAAVEEQAHSKADGGHTGHQHHDHTHLHPHEHTHSVPPSADLTAPEPRGALGTVVDHPAPLRSAPKARSCPGPHKHHLGLDRLKL is encoded by the exons ATGGGTTTGTACCTTCTGGTCCTGTGTCTGGCTTTGCTGCAGCGGGGGGGAAGAGCCAGGCCGGACCCTCCAGGCTGCAATAGCCCTGAAGTGGAGAGGGTAGCGGAAGAGGCCCTGGAGCAGATTAACCAGGACCGGACAGATGGATACATCCTGAGCCTCAACAGACTGTACGACCTCTCTCACACTCATGGACAG GAGATGGGCGGGTCATTCTACAAACTGACCATTGATGTCTTGGAGACCAAATGCCACATCACAAGCCGGAAACCATGGAAACAATGTGAAGTCAGAGATATTGGTAATGTTCCA GTGTTTGGAGAATGTGAGGTATCTGTCTCTGTTGACTCTCAAGTCAAACTTCACAGCTACTCCTGTGCACTTCGTGAAG TTCCTGCCACTGCAGTGGTGCATGTGTGTCCGGACTGTCCCACGGCTGACAACCTCAACGAGCCTGTTGTCAAGGAGACAGCCAACCTCTCACTGCAGAGGTTCAATGAAGAGAGCCGCCTGGCCAACTACTTTACTCTGGAGAACATTACGAGAGCCAGTTCACAG TGGGTTGTTGGTCCATCCTATTTTGTGGAGTTCACAATCCTGGAGACTGTGTGTTCAAAGACAGCAGGTGACAGTGACCTGAGCAGTTGCCCACCTATGGACTGTCAGTTCGCT CATCGAGGCTTCTGTTTGGGATCACATGTGACCCTCGAGGACCAGTTTGAAATCAGACTCCCGGTCGGAAAGAAGGACGGCTCATTTCGGAGCCGGAGGCCCGTAGATGTGAAATGCCAGATCTACGAACCTCCG GCCGCCGCTGTGGAGGAACAGGCTCATTCAAAAGCAGACGGTGGACACACGGGGCATCAGCACCACgaccacacacacctgcacccacacgagcacacacactcagtcccACCCAGCGCAGACCTCACTGCCCCAGAGCCCCGGGGAGCTCTGGGCACTGTGGTGGACCATCCTGCGCCTCTCCGATCTGCCCCGAAAGCGAGATCCTGCCCCGgcccacacaaacaccacctgggCTTGGACAGACTgaagctctga
- the LOC120824139 gene encoding uncharacterized protein LOC120824139: MKHCMLLALLLALGCMYVCAAPVAHEDIQPGSCEDASAKGAAELALTKINQDRLEGYIFALHRLSNVHMAKHGESGMVFYLTLDVVETNCSVLSKKDWKACEARPTHDTPVYGQCKASIYISKVHRVTRLYKYDCVVRPVPGARVHSICPDCLSSIGMQNAEIQKAVTLSLEKFNSDSGLSKRFAPLKVLRARAGMAMSMYYNVEYTIQETTCTKSAAAADKCPLMECEFAHKGFCKATLFYSPDNDADTSVECEVYEPEAAEAEKKHHLLGGETDHGHKDTHAHSHDHDGVHAADGAHTHDHDHDHTKSHTDHNPTQKHAGDSDHHHTHDHEVGSGHRHAHDHSHDHGHGHDHVHTHHAKAHNHSGDSPGQHHNYEHAGGVHTHEHDHELALDHDHKHAHLHDHEHHHHHHEHVHETTAHDHPVGTVRYLPPMNQPMTLPSFPEVPAGGPEVGVTLPLKPDPQVPGQMEPIIQPFPRAISPSCAPAATGDSLMEKVFSEDPMFKPAA; this comes from the exons ATGAAGCACTGTATGCTATTGGCGCTGTTGTTGGCACTGGGATGCATGTACGTCTGCGCTGCACCGGTGGCACATGAAGACATACAGCCGGGGTCATGTGAAGACGCATCGGCAAAAGGAGCTGCAGAACTTGCTCTCACCAAGATCAACCAGGACCGGCTGGAGGGCTACATCTTCGCCCTGCACCGTCTGTCCAACGTGCACATGGCAAAACAT GGAGAGAGCGGCATGGTTTTCTACCTGACTCTGGATGTTGTGGAGACCAACTGCAGCGTTCTCAGCAAGAAGGACTGGAAGGCCTGCGAGGCTCGTCCCACACATGACACACCG gTATATGGACAGTGCAAAGCTTCCATTTACATCAGTAAGGTGCACAGAGTGACACGTCTCTACAAATATGACTGTGTTGTCAGACCAG TTCCGGGAGCCAGGGTGCATTCAATTTGTCCCGACTGTCTGTCTTCTATTGGCATGCAAAACGCTGAGATTCAGAAAGCCGTGACTCTCTCGCTGGAGAAGTTCAACAGTGACAGCGGATTGTCCAAACGTTTCGCTCCGCTCAAAGTCCTGCGTGCTCGAGCTGGG ATGGCTATGTCGATGTACTACAATGTAGAGTACACAATCCAGGAGACCACCTGCACCAAaagcgcagcagcagctgataaGTGCCCCCTCATGGAGTGCGAGTTCGCT CACAAGGGCTTCTGCAAGGCAACCCTCTTCTACTCTCCTGATAATGATGCTGACACCAGTGTCGAATGTGAAGTCTATGAGCCGGAG GCCGCTGAAGCAGAGAAGAAACATCACCTCTTGGGCGGAGAGACCGACCACGGccacaaggacacacacgctcacagccACGACCATGATGGTGTACACGCCGCCGacggagcacacacacacgaccacgACCACGACCACACCAAGAGCCACACAGATCACAACCCCACCCAGAAGCACGCTGGCGACAGcgaccaccaccacacacacgaCCATGAGGTGGGCAGCGGCCACAGGCACGCTCACGACCACTCCCACGACCACGGGCATGGCCACGATCACGTGCACACTCATCACGCCAAGGCACACAACCACAGCGGCGACTCGCCCGGCCAGCACCACAACTACGAGCATGCCGGCGGCGTGCACACCCACGAGCACGACCACGAGCTGGCTCTAGATCACGACCACAAGCACGCTCACCTGCACGACCACgagcaccaccaccatcaccatgaGCACGTCCACGAGACAACAGCCCACGACCACCCAGTAGGCACGGTGAGGTATTTGCCCCCCATGAACCAACCCATGACCCTGCCTTCTTTCCCGGAAGTCCCCGCTGGTGGGCCTGAAGTGGGAGTCACCCTGCCCCTCAAGCCAGACCCCCAGGTGCCCGGACAGATGGAACCCATCATCCAGCCCTTCCCCAGGGCGATCTCACCCAGTTGCGCCCCTGCAGCGACGGGAGACAGCCTGATGGAGAAAGTCTTTTCTGAGGACCCCATGTTCAAACCCGCTGCATAA
- the LOC144382969 gene encoding uncharacterized protein LOC144382969 isoform X2, whose amino-acid sequence MKHCMLLPLLLALGCMYVCAAPVAHEDILPGSCEDASAKGAAELALNKINGDRQEGYIFALHRLSNVHMAKHGRTGMVFYLTLDVVETNCSVLSKKDWKACEARPTHDTRVYGQCKAAIYISKVLRVTRLYKYDCVVRPVPRDSVGCVGCLSLIDIQGADVHKAVALSLEKFNSGSDLSNHFTLLKVQRAHSQVVAGKSYRVEYTIQETNCTKGAAAADECPHMEREFAHKGFCQASIYYPLQGDGEANVGCEIYEPEAAEAEKKHPLLGGETDHGHKDTHAHSHDHDGVHGADGAHTHDHDHDHDHAKSHTHRNTTRKHSGDRRQHHTRDHEVGSGHRHAHNHSHDHGHGHGHDHGHDHGHGHGHDHGHDHGHDHDHVHTHHDKAHNHSGDSPGHHHNHGHDHEHPVGTVKYLPAMNQPMTLPSFPDVPAGGPEVGVTLPLKPDPRVPGRMEPIIQPFPGAISPSCAPGVTGDSGLEKLFAEDPMFKPAA is encoded by the exons ATGAAGCACTGTATGCTGTTGCCGCTGTTGTTGGCACTGGGATGCATGTACGTCTGCGCGGCACCGGTGGCACATGAAGACATTCTGCCGGGGTCATGTGAAGACGCGTCAGCAAAAGGAGCTGCAGAACTTGCGCTCAACAAGATCAACGGAGACCGGCAGGAGGGCTACATCTTCGCCCTGCACCGTCTGTCCAACGTGCACATGGCAAAACAT GGACGGACCGGCATGGTTTTCTACCTGACTCTGGATGTTGTGGAGACCAACTGCAGCGTTCTCAGCAAGAAGGACTGGAAGGCCTGCGAGGCTCGTCCCACACATGACACACGG GTATATGGACAGTGCAAAGCTGCCATTTACATCAGTAAGGTACTCAGAGTGACACGTCTCTACAAATATGACTGTGTGGTCAGACCAG TTCCTAGAGACTCAGTCGGCTGTGTAGGCTGTCTGTCTCTTATTGACATTCAAGGAGCTGACGTTCACAAAGCGGTGGCTCTCTCGCTGGAGAAGTTCAACAGTGGGAGCGATTTGTCGAATCATTTCACTTTGCTCAAAGTCCAGCGTGCTCATTCTCAG gtAGTCGCTGGGAAGTCTTACAGGGTAGAGTACACCATTCAGGAGACCAACTGCACCAAaggcgcagcagcagctgatgagTGCCCCCACATGGAGCGCGAGTTTGCT CACAAGGGCTTCTGCCAGGCATCCATCTACTACCCTCTCCAAGGTGATGGTGAGGCTAATGTAGGATGTGAGATCTATGAGCCTGAG GCCGCTGAAGCAGAGAAGAAACATCCCCTTTTGGGCGGAGAGACCGACCACGGccacaaggacacacacgctcacagccACGACCATGACGGTGTACACGGCGCCgatggagcacacacacacgaccatgACCACGACCACGATCACGCCAAGAGCCACACACATCGCAACACCACCCGGAAGCACTCTGGCGACAGACGCCAGCATCACACACGCGACCATGAGGTGGGCAGCGGCCACAGGCACGCTCACAACCACTCCCACGACCACGGGCATGGGCATGGCCACGACCATGGGCACGACCACGGGCATGGGCACGGCCACGACCACGGGCACGACCACGGGCACGACCACGATCACGTGCACACTCACCATGACAAGGCACACAACCACAGCGGCGATTCGCCCGGCCATCACCACAACCACGGGCACGACCACGAgcacc CAGTAGGCACGGTGAAGTATTTGCCCGCCATGAACCAACCCATGACCCTGCCTTCTTTCCCTGACGTCCCCGCTGGTGGGCCTGAAGTGGGAGTCACCCTGCCCCTCAAGCCAGACCCACGAGTGCCCGGACGGATGGAACCCATCATCCAGCCCTTCCCCGGGGCGATCTCACCCAGTTGCGCCCCTGGAGTGACGGGAGACAGCGGGCTGGAGAAACTCTTCGCTGAGGACCCCATGTTCAAACCCGCTGCATAA
- the LOC144382969 gene encoding uncharacterized protein LOC144382969 isoform X1: MKHCMLLPLLLALGCMYVCAAPVAHEDILPGSCEDASAKGAAELALNKINGDRQEGYIFALHRLSNVHMAKHGRTGMVFYLTLDVVETNCSVLSKKDWKACEARPTHDTRVYGQCKAAIYISKVLRVTRLYKYDCVVRPVPRDSVGCVGCLSLIDIQGADVHKAVALSLEKFNSGSDLSNHFTLLKVQRAHSQVVAGKSYRVEYTIQETNCTKGAAAADECPHMEREFAHKGFCQASIYYPLQGDGEANVGCEIYEPEAAEAEKKHPLLGGETDHGHKDTHAHSHDHDGVHGADGAHTHDHDHDHDHAKSHTHRNTTRKHSGDRRQHHTRDHEVGSGHRHAHNHSHDHGHGHGHDHGHDHGHGHGHDHGHDHGHDHDHVHTHHDKAHNHSGDSPGHHHNHGHDHEHHHHQHAATAHDHPVGTVKYLPAMNQPMTLPSFPDVPAGGPEVGVTLPLKPDPRVPGRMEPIIQPFPGAISPSCAPGVTGDSGLEKLFAEDPMFKPAA, translated from the exons ATGAAGCACTGTATGCTGTTGCCGCTGTTGTTGGCACTGGGATGCATGTACGTCTGCGCGGCACCGGTGGCACATGAAGACATTCTGCCGGGGTCATGTGAAGACGCGTCAGCAAAAGGAGCTGCAGAACTTGCGCTCAACAAGATCAACGGAGACCGGCAGGAGGGCTACATCTTCGCCCTGCACCGTCTGTCCAACGTGCACATGGCAAAACAT GGACGGACCGGCATGGTTTTCTACCTGACTCTGGATGTTGTGGAGACCAACTGCAGCGTTCTCAGCAAGAAGGACTGGAAGGCCTGCGAGGCTCGTCCCACACATGACACACGG GTATATGGACAGTGCAAAGCTGCCATTTACATCAGTAAGGTACTCAGAGTGACACGTCTCTACAAATATGACTGTGTGGTCAGACCAG TTCCTAGAGACTCAGTCGGCTGTGTAGGCTGTCTGTCTCTTATTGACATTCAAGGAGCTGACGTTCACAAAGCGGTGGCTCTCTCGCTGGAGAAGTTCAACAGTGGGAGCGATTTGTCGAATCATTTCACTTTGCTCAAAGTCCAGCGTGCTCATTCTCAG gtAGTCGCTGGGAAGTCTTACAGGGTAGAGTACACCATTCAGGAGACCAACTGCACCAAaggcgcagcagcagctgatgagTGCCCCCACATGGAGCGCGAGTTTGCT CACAAGGGCTTCTGCCAGGCATCCATCTACTACCCTCTCCAAGGTGATGGTGAGGCTAATGTAGGATGTGAGATCTATGAGCCTGAG GCCGCTGAAGCAGAGAAGAAACATCCCCTTTTGGGCGGAGAGACCGACCACGGccacaaggacacacacgctcacagccACGACCATGACGGTGTACACGGCGCCgatggagcacacacacacgaccatgACCACGACCACGATCACGCCAAGAGCCACACACATCGCAACACCACCCGGAAGCACTCTGGCGACAGACGCCAGCATCACACACGCGACCATGAGGTGGGCAGCGGCCACAGGCACGCTCACAACCACTCCCACGACCACGGGCATGGGCATGGCCACGACCATGGGCACGACCACGGGCATGGGCACGGCCACGACCACGGGCACGACCACGGGCACGACCACGATCACGTGCACACTCACCATGACAAGGCACACAACCACAGCGGCGATTCGCCCGGCCATCACCACAACCACGGGCACGACCACGAgcaccaccaccatcaacacGCGGCAACAGCCCACGACCACCCAGTAGGCACGGTGAAGTATTTGCCCGCCATGAACCAACCCATGACCCTGCCTTCTTTCCCTGACGTCCCCGCTGGTGGGCCTGAAGTGGGAGTCACCCTGCCCCTCAAGCCAGACCCACGAGTGCCCGGACGGATGGAACCCATCATCCAGCCCTTCCCCGGGGCGATCTCACCCAGTTGCGCCCCTGGAGTGACGGGAGACAGCGGGCTGGAGAAACTCTTCGCTGAGGACCCCATGTTCAAACCCGCTGCATAA